In the genome of Halobacterium noricense, one region contains:
- a CDS encoding ArsR/SmtB family transcription factor has protein sequence MQTNVDQTDSDARLRGPFEAVEETDPAAVLDALTDPLCRRVLGCAREPVTASEVADAADLSLSSTYRKLHTLSDAGLLETQTELREDGYHTTRYRATLEEATIRLGEDNDIHVSLAHTDERE, from the coding sequence ATGCAGACCAACGTCGACCAGACGGACTCCGACGCGCGGCTCCGCGGCCCCTTCGAAGCCGTCGAGGAAACCGACCCCGCGGCCGTCCTCGACGCGCTCACGGACCCACTCTGTCGGCGCGTCCTCGGCTGCGCCCGCGAGCCCGTGACCGCCAGCGAAGTCGCCGACGCCGCGGACCTCTCGCTGTCCTCGACGTACCGGAAACTCCACACGCTCTCGGACGCTGGCCTCCTGGAAACTCAGACCGAGCTCCGGGAAGACGGCTACCACACGACCCGCTACCGGGCGACGCTCGAAGAAGCGACCATCCGGCTCGGCGAGGACAACGACATCCACGTCTCCCTCGCCCACACCGACGAACGAGAATAG
- a CDS encoding radical SAM protein codes for MTPVDTDERPFVLIWEVTQACELACEHCRADATPNRHPDELTTAEGKALLDDVRRFGDGQLVVLSGGDPLAREDTVEFVEYGTDIGLRMTVTPSGTRSLSTEAVQALADAGVKQFAVSIDGATPESHDSFRGETGSFEETVRAARDAREAGVPLQVNTTVCEQTVDDLPAIRDLVRELGTVLWSVFFLVPVGRGRVLDPISPGRAEAVMAFLDETAREEGFGVKTTEAPHFRRVRAQAAQERGGSGPRRRGGITAGDGFAFVSHTGEVYPSGFLPESGGNVREQSVVDVYRNSDLFETLRRKDDLQGKCGACSFRHVCGGSRSRAYAVTGDPMASDPLCPYVPDGYDGPLPDRQANPADD; via the coding sequence ATGACGCCAGTAGACACCGACGAACGCCCGTTCGTGCTCATCTGGGAAGTGACGCAGGCGTGCGAGCTCGCGTGCGAGCACTGTCGGGCCGACGCGACGCCGAATCGCCACCCGGACGAGCTCACCACAGCGGAGGGGAAGGCACTGCTCGACGACGTCCGTCGCTTCGGCGACGGCCAGCTCGTCGTGCTCTCCGGGGGCGACCCGCTCGCGCGGGAGGACACCGTCGAGTTCGTCGAGTACGGCACGGACATCGGCCTCCGCATGACGGTCACTCCGAGCGGGACGCGCTCGCTCTCCACGGAGGCCGTCCAGGCGCTCGCGGACGCTGGCGTGAAACAGTTCGCCGTCAGCATCGACGGCGCGACGCCGGAATCACACGATTCGTTCCGTGGGGAAACCGGGAGCTTCGAGGAAACCGTCCGCGCAGCACGCGACGCCCGCGAGGCGGGTGTGCCGCTGCAAGTCAACACGACGGTCTGCGAACAGACCGTCGACGACTTGCCGGCCATCCGTGACCTCGTCCGGGAGTTGGGCACGGTGCTGTGGAGCGTGTTCTTCCTCGTGCCCGTCGGTCGCGGCCGCGTCCTCGACCCGATTTCGCCGGGACGCGCCGAGGCCGTGATGGCGTTCCTCGACGAGACCGCCCGCGAGGAGGGGTTCGGCGTGAAGACCACGGAAGCCCCGCACTTCCGTCGCGTTCGCGCCCAAGCAGCACAGGAACGCGGCGGGAGCGGCCCACGGCGACGTGGCGGCATCACCGCCGGCGACGGGTTCGCGTTCGTCAGCCACACTGGCGAGGTCTACCCCTCGGGATTCCTCCCCGAGTCCGGGGGGAACGTCCGCGAGCAGTCCGTCGTGGACGTCTACCGGAACAGCGACCTCTTCGAGACGCTCCGACGAAAAGACGACCTCCAGGGGAAGTGTGGCGCGTGCTCGTTCCGCCACGTCTGCGGCGGCAGCCGGTCGCGGGCGTACGCGGTGACCGGCGACCCGATGGCGAGCGACCCGCTGTGTCCGTACGTCCCGGACGGATACGACGGGCCGCTACCCGACCGGCAGGCGAATCCGGCAGACGACTAG
- a CDS encoding Htur_1727 family rSAM-partnered candidate RiPP, with the protein MDPENRTRVRDAPRSATGREWEVFVREDADGALKHVGSVTAGDADAAHDRADDLFGWTARDVWLCPADETRRYTAHTPGEPAGGESA; encoded by the coding sequence ATGGACCCAGAGAACCGAACGCGGGTGCGCGACGCGCCGCGGTCGGCGACCGGCCGCGAGTGGGAGGTGTTCGTGCGCGAGGACGCCGACGGCGCGCTGAAGCACGTCGGCAGCGTCACCGCGGGCGACGCCGACGCCGCCCACGACCGCGCCGACGACCTGTTCGGCTGGACCGCGCGCGACGTCTGGCTCTGTCCCGCCGACGAGACGCGCCGGTACACCGCGCACACGCCCGGCGAGCCCGCGGGAGGTGAGTCGGCGTGA
- a CDS encoding TIGR04347 family pseudo-SAM/SPASM protein, whose product MISVSKLLCGLDAESDGLRYDAAADSSREQITEQKQRRPVVVWNLTKQCNLYCSHCYAAADTETAPGELSTTEGKHLLDDLADFGIPVVLFSGGEPLVRDDLEELVAYAADRGIRPVLSTNGTLLTEERAEALREAGLQYAGVSVDGLPERNDEFRGEEGAFDAAVRGIENSLDAGLKTGLRYTITEANAPDLPDVVDLLHDVGVDRFCFYHLDYGGRGADISNLDLSPADTREAVRTVCDLTREYHEQGEEIETLLVGNYADAGFLVEYAREELGDEQADRIHRYLEANGGDPTGERIADVDYQGNVHLTQFWQGYSLGNVRDRPFSELWSDETNPLLAGLRDRDDRLTGKCAGCRYQSICLGGSRLRALSAGGPFDPDPKCYLTEAERSGPADASGGSGDAHAD is encoded by the coding sequence GTGATTTCCGTCAGTAAACTTCTCTGCGGGCTGGACGCCGAGAGCGACGGGCTGCGCTACGACGCCGCCGCCGACTCCAGCCGCGAGCAGATTACCGAACAGAAACAGCGGCGCCCGGTGGTCGTCTGGAACCTCACCAAGCAGTGCAACCTCTACTGTTCGCACTGCTACGCGGCCGCCGACACCGAGACGGCCCCCGGCGAACTCTCCACCACGGAGGGCAAGCACCTCCTCGACGACCTCGCGGATTTCGGCATCCCCGTCGTGCTGTTCTCGGGCGGCGAGCCGCTCGTCCGCGACGACCTCGAAGAACTCGTCGCGTACGCCGCAGACCGCGGCATCCGCCCCGTGCTCTCCACGAACGGCACTCTCCTGACCGAGGAGCGCGCCGAAGCGCTGCGCGAGGCGGGCCTGCAGTACGCGGGCGTCTCTGTGGACGGCCTCCCGGAGCGCAACGACGAGTTCCGCGGCGAGGAGGGTGCCTTCGACGCGGCCGTTCGCGGCATCGAGAACAGCCTCGACGCCGGCCTCAAGACCGGACTTCGGTACACCATCACGGAGGCGAACGCGCCCGACCTCCCGGACGTCGTGGACCTGCTGCACGACGTCGGCGTCGACCGGTTCTGCTTCTACCACCTCGACTACGGCGGCCGCGGGGCCGACATCTCGAACCTCGACCTCTCGCCCGCGGACACCCGCGAGGCCGTGCGCACGGTCTGTGACCTGACCCGCGAGTACCACGAGCAGGGCGAAGAAATCGAGACGCTGCTCGTCGGGAACTACGCCGACGCCGGCTTTCTCGTGGAGTACGCCCGGGAAGAACTCGGCGACGAGCAGGCCGACCGCATCCACCGCTACCTCGAAGCCAACGGCGGCGACCCGACCGGCGAGCGCATCGCGGACGTCGACTACCAGGGGAACGTCCACCTCACGCAGTTCTGGCAGGGGTACTCGCTGGGCAACGTCCGCGACCGCCCGTTCAGCGAGCTCTGGAGCGACGAGACCAATCCGCTGCTCGCGGGCCTGCGCGACCGCGACGACCGCCTCACCGGGAAGTGCGCGGGCTGCCGGTACCAGTCCATCTGTCTGGGCGGGTCGCGGCTCCGTGCGCTCAGCGCGGGCGGTCCCTTCGACCCCGACCCGAAGTGCTACCTCACCGAAGCCGAGCGTAGCGGCCCGGCTGACGCATCCGGTGGCTCCGGCGACGCACACGCGGACTGA
- a CDS encoding type II toxin-antitoxin system VapC family toxin, producing the protein MKLLLDTNVLVAAVTRDTERSDDAVELLNEADETFVSVLSLMELRSVLTKKKQFERDRIDQIENRIASRATVTFTDASDVMAANQLQSETLLYPMDALVLAAADELGATLVSFDGELVEHGAKLPSGVL; encoded by the coding sequence ATGAAGCTGCTTCTCGACACGAACGTTCTCGTTGCAGCAGTCACCCGCGATACGGAACGGTCAGACGACGCCGTCGAACTCCTCAACGAAGCTGACGAAACGTTCGTCTCCGTGCTGAGCTTGATGGAACTCCGGAGCGTGCTAACGAAGAAGAAGCAGTTCGAGCGCGACCGAATCGACCAAATCGAGAACCGAATTGCGTCCCGAGCGACCGTCACGTTCACGGACGCATCGGACGTGATGGCAGCTAATCAGCTCCAGTCGGAGACGTTGCTCTACCCGATGGATGCTCTCGTTCTCGCGGCTGCTGACGAACTCGGCGCGACCCTCGTCTCGTTCGACGGGGAACTAGTCGAACACGGTGCGAAGCTTCCGAGTGGCGTGCTGTAG
- a CDS encoding DUF2249 domain-containing protein, producing MERSESLLVNSFDPEPLYGVLVDCGFTYETKQVAADEWPVYTTRIRIGAGKQPDVH from the coding sequence GTGGAACGAAGCGAGAGCCTGCTGGTCAACAGCTTCGATCCCGAACCACTGTACGGCGTCTTGGTGGACTGTGGATTCACCTACGAGACCAAGCAGGTCGCCGCCGACGAATGGCCCGTCTATACCACCCGAATACGAATAGGAGCCGGAAAACAGCCCGACGTACACTAG
- a CDS encoding sodium:calcium antiporter, whose amino-acid sequence MPLGGLLPSTPLVDVLVVVAATALVWFGSGWLESSAEHLSTYYGLPAVVQGSIVVAVGSSFPELASVVFTALAGTFNMGVGAIVGSAIFNILVIPALAGIATEGHLETNRTIVYKEAQFYMIAVSALVVTLALAVIYVPVSDGPALAGRLTRPLAVLPLLLYGLYLFVQWQDVGDHDAPAVPEGIAVGREWARLAGGLVLILVAVEQLVGAVESLGHTFGIPEFLAGVTIVAAATSLPDTLVSVRSAKAGKGITSLGNVLGSNTFDLLVAIPVGVLIVGAVTVNFAVAVPMLGVLTLATVLLFAILRTDLSVTGVEAYTLLAAYAAFVAWVVSETVGLTNLIKGI is encoded by the coding sequence ATGCCTCTCGGTGGTCTCCTCCCCAGCACACCGCTCGTGGACGTGCTCGTCGTGGTCGCCGCGACCGCGCTCGTCTGGTTCGGCAGCGGCTGGCTGGAATCGTCGGCCGAACACCTCTCGACGTACTACGGCCTCCCCGCGGTCGTGCAGGGCTCCATCGTCGTCGCCGTCGGCTCCAGTTTCCCCGAACTCGCCAGCGTCGTCTTCACGGCGCTGGCGGGCACGTTCAACATGGGCGTCGGTGCCATCGTCGGCTCCGCCATCTTCAACATTCTCGTCATCCCCGCCCTCGCCGGCATCGCCACCGAGGGCCACCTCGAAACCAACCGCACCATCGTCTACAAGGAAGCCCAGTTCTACATGATCGCGGTGTCCGCGCTCGTCGTCACGCTCGCGCTCGCGGTCATCTACGTCCCCGTCTCGGACGGCCCCGCGCTGGCCGGCCGGCTCACGCGCCCGCTCGCGGTGCTCCCGCTGTTGCTGTACGGGCTGTACCTCTTCGTACAGTGGCAGGACGTCGGCGACCACGACGCGCCCGCGGTGCCGGAGGGCATCGCGGTGGGCCGCGAGTGGGCGCGGCTCGCGGGCGGGCTAGTACTCATCCTCGTCGCCGTCGAGCAGCTCGTCGGTGCCGTCGAGTCGCTGGGCCACACGTTCGGCATCCCCGAGTTCCTCGCCGGCGTCACCATCGTCGCGGCGGCGACGAGCCTCCCGGACACCCTCGTGAGCGTGCGGTCGGCGAAAGCCGGCAAGGGCATCACGAGCCTCGGGAACGTCCTCGGGTCGAACACGTTCGACCTGCTGGTGGCGATTCCGGTCGGCGTGCTCATCGTGGGTGCCGTCACCGTGAATTTCGCGGTGGCCGTCCCGATGCTGGGCGTGCTCACGCTAGCGACCGTGCTCCTGTTCGCCATCCTGCGGACCGACCTCTCGGTGACCGGCGTCGAAGCGTACACGCTGCTGGCTGCCTACGCCGCGTTCGTCGCGTGGGTGGTCTCGGAGACGGTCGGGCTGACGAACCTCATCAAGGGAATCTGA
- a CDS encoding DUF2249 domain-containing protein, producing the protein MATTADTDARLDARDIDGEPFSDIVAELDALDDGETLLLVNSFEPEPLYDVLADRGFTYETEQAADDEWRVYITSATDD; encoded by the coding sequence ATGGCGACGACTGCCGATACGGACGCCCGCCTCGACGCGCGGGACATCGACGGGGAACCGTTCAGCGACATCGTCGCGGAACTGGACGCGCTCGACGACGGCGAGACGCTCCTGCTGGTCAACAGCTTCGAGCCCGAGCCGCTGTACGACGTCCTGGCGGACCGTGGCTTCACCTACGAGACCGAACAGGCCGCCGACGACGAGTGGCGCGTCTACATCACGTCCGCAACCGACGACTAG
- the nirK gene encoding copper-containing nitrite reductase — protein MFDTTRRRVLQGLGISGTAAVAGCTAPGGDSPATEQPQQNAAAQTTQPEVDRVAADPTDVPDPVDWSSPKHHDVELDVTEVTAEIEPGVTFDYMTFDGRIPGPMIRVRRGDTISFTLNSPDGNAMPHNVDFHAVYGTGGGAAADAVSPGESNGIDFTATYPGAFIYHCAVPNMDYHISSGMFGMILVEPEDGLPEVDREFYLGQHELYTNKAVGEEGHHQFDMDAMADEDPTYVLFNGEKYPFTPDRYGRLQAETGDTIRVYLVDGGPNVSSNFHPIGNVWTQAHRDGALGTPEEYVQTMKVPPGSCMIGEMDTPVPETIKLVDHALSRVARKGLLAEVEVAGEPDEDIFDPDPGTE, from the coding sequence ATGTTCGACACTACTCGACGGCGCGTGCTGCAAGGCCTCGGAATAAGCGGAACCGCCGCAGTCGCGGGCTGTACCGCTCCTGGCGGTGACAGTCCGGCGACCGAACAACCCCAGCAGAACGCCGCAGCGCAGACGACCCAGCCGGAGGTCGACCGCGTCGCCGCCGACCCCACCGACGTCCCCGACCCGGTCGACTGGTCGTCCCCGAAGCACCACGACGTCGAACTCGACGTGACGGAGGTCACCGCGGAAATCGAGCCCGGGGTCACGTTCGACTACATGACCTTCGACGGGCGGATTCCCGGCCCGATGATTCGGGTGCGCCGCGGCGACACCATCTCGTTCACGCTCAACAGCCCGGACGGCAACGCGATGCCGCACAACGTCGACTTCCACGCCGTCTACGGCACGGGTGGCGGCGCGGCAGCGGACGCCGTCTCGCCCGGCGAGTCCAACGGCATCGACTTCACCGCGACGTACCCGGGCGCGTTCATCTACCACTGCGCGGTCCCGAACATGGACTACCACATCTCCAGCGGGATGTTCGGGATGATTCTCGTCGAACCCGAGGACGGCCTCCCCGAGGTCGACCGCGAGTTCTACCTCGGCCAACACGAACTCTACACGAACAAGGCGGTCGGCGAGGAGGGCCACCACCAGTTCGACATGGACGCGATGGCCGACGAAGACCCGACGTACGTCCTCTTCAACGGGGAAAAGTACCCGTTCACGCCGGACCGCTACGGCCGCCTGCAGGCCGAGACCGGCGACACGATTCGCGTCTACCTCGTGGACGGCGGCCCGAACGTCTCCTCGAACTTCCACCCCATCGGGAACGTCTGGACGCAGGCCCACCGCGACGGCGCGCTCGGGACGCCCGAGGAGTACGTCCAGACGATGAAGGTCCCGCCGGGAAGCTGCATGATCGGGGAGATGGACACGCCCGTCCCGGAGACCATCAAGCTCGTCGACCACGCGCTCAGCCGCGTCGCCCGCAAGGGCCTGCTCGCCGAGGTCGAAGTCGCCGGCGAGCCCGACGAGGACATCTTCGACCCCGACCCCGGGACCGAATAG
- a CDS encoding CGCGG family putative rSAM-modified RiPP protein, whose protein sequence is MASAPHEDAETVDGVHQNSWSANLEQDQHADDRALVVEEARDAVESTATGYHVNLVTHGDHGHPETYLYDELDDAFGDSIAYEYVDQCGCGGHVTRVRVLN, encoded by the coding sequence ATGGCATCAGCCCCGCACGAAGACGCCGAGACCGTCGACGGCGTCCACCAGAACTCGTGGTCAGCGAACCTCGAACAGGACCAGCACGCCGACGACCGGGCGCTCGTCGTCGAGGAAGCCCGCGACGCGGTCGAATCCACCGCCACCGGCTACCACGTCAACCTCGTCACGCACGGCGACCACGGCCACCCCGAGACGTACCTCTACGACGAGCTCGACGACGCGTTCGGCGACAGCATCGCCTACGAGTACGTCGACCAGTGTGGCTGTGGCGGCCACGTCACTCGTGTGCGCGTCCTCAACTGA
- a CDS encoding substrate-binding domain-containing protein, with product MDRRRYLQALGVGGALSLTGCLGGSDGSSAAIADQTLTVAAATTVNDSGLLGDLSAGFEDAFGTTVRAVVRGTSAALRTARDGNCDVVFVHARPLEDEFLRAGYGVNRRAVMVNDFLVVGPSDNPAGAAGSDPLAAFRAIAASDATFLSRGDRSGTHVRERRLWDEAGVEPTGNWYRETGQGMGATLIAAGETGAYTLVDRGTFLNTETGLAAHVARGLDDPPDLLRNEYAVIPTNPARHDVAYALAMAFVGYLTGPGQGRIEAFRVDGERAFRPLARSEEPEFDQYVPSDWAP from the coding sequence ATGGACAGGCGGCGGTACCTCCAAGCGCTCGGCGTCGGCGGTGCGCTATCACTGACGGGCTGTCTCGGCGGGAGTGACGGGAGCAGCGCCGCCATCGCCGACCAGACGCTGACGGTCGCGGCGGCCACGACAGTCAACGACAGCGGACTGCTCGGTGACCTCTCGGCAGGGTTCGAGGACGCCTTCGGCACGACGGTACGCGCAGTCGTTCGGGGGACGAGTGCCGCACTCCGCACGGCCCGCGACGGCAACTGCGACGTAGTGTTCGTCCACGCACGCCCGCTCGAAGACGAGTTCCTGCGGGCGGGCTACGGCGTCAATCGCCGCGCCGTGATGGTCAACGACTTCCTCGTGGTCGGCCCATCCGACAACCCCGCCGGCGCGGCCGGCAGCGACCCGCTCGCCGCGTTCCGCGCAATCGCCGCCAGCGACGCGACGTTCCTCTCCCGGGGCGACCGCTCCGGGACGCACGTCCGCGAACGCCGCCTCTGGGACGAAGCCGGCGTCGAGCCCACGGGGAACTGGTACCGCGAAACCGGACAGGGGATGGGCGCGACCCTGATCGCCGCGGGCGAAACCGGCGCGTACACGCTCGTCGACCGCGGCACGTTCCTGAACACGGAGACGGGCCTCGCCGCGCACGTCGCCCGCGGTCTCGACGATCCGCCCGACCTGCTCCGCAACGAGTACGCCGTCATCCCCACGAATCCCGCGCGCCACGACGTCGCGTACGCGCTCGCGATGGCGTTCGTCGGCTACCTCACCGGGCCAGGCCAGGGCCGCATCGAGGCGTTTCGGGTAGACGGTGAACGCGCGTTCCGGCCGCTCGCACGCTCTGAAGAGCCAGAGTTCGACCAATACGTGCCCTCGGACTGGGCGCCGTAG
- a CDS encoding helix-turn-helix domain-containing protein has protein sequence MARAQLTIDLPDSVWISRISTQYPDTLFRVLAAFPDDDRGVALLELTGPDVVEVLREMHEADGVEDMEPLERDDDSVLVEFETSEPLLLLTLQEAGLPLEPPLEVSNGSATLEVVAPHAKLSALRDQLDAFGMDFDVGYLYESGDSERLLTPRQQELLGAAIEAGYYDTPRECTLTDLADDLGTAKSTLSETLHRAEETAIKQFASNLPQFADQNLA, from the coding sequence ATGGCACGAGCACAACTCACCATCGACCTGCCCGACTCGGTGTGGATTTCGCGGATATCCACACAGTACCCCGACACGCTGTTCCGCGTGCTCGCGGCGTTCCCCGACGACGACCGCGGCGTCGCGCTCCTCGAACTCACGGGCCCCGACGTCGTCGAAGTCCTCCGCGAGATGCACGAGGCCGACGGCGTCGAGGACATGGAGCCGCTCGAACGCGACGACGACTCCGTGCTCGTCGAGTTCGAGACCAGCGAGCCGCTGCTGCTGTTGACGCTTCAGGAGGCCGGCCTCCCGCTGGAGCCGCCGCTGGAAGTGTCGAACGGCAGCGCCACCCTGGAAGTCGTCGCGCCGCACGCGAAACTGTCGGCGCTGCGCGACCAACTGGACGCGTTCGGGATGGACTTCGACGTCGGCTACCTCTACGAGTCCGGGGACTCCGAGCGCCTGCTGACGCCGCGCCAGCAAGAACTGCTCGGCGCCGCCATCGAGGCCGGCTACTACGACACGCCCCGCGAGTGCACACTCACCGACCTCGCCGACGACCTCGGCACCGCCAAGTCCACGCTCAGCGAGACGCTGCACCGCGCCGAGGAGACCGCCATCAAGCAGTTCGCGAGCAACCTCCCGCAGTTCGCCGACCAGAACCTCGCGTAG
- a CDS encoding DUF2249 domain-containing protein produces the protein MATTTDWHAHLSETPVPLDRERELLDVRELGPPNPLVQTLETLPDLADDVVLVQVNDRAPQHLYPKLDDRGYEYATVEADDAVVTGIWTPDA, from the coding sequence ATGGCCACGACGACCGACTGGCACGCGCACCTCTCGGAGACGCCCGTGCCGCTGGACCGCGAGCGCGAACTGCTCGACGTCCGCGAGTTGGGACCGCCGAACCCGCTCGTGCAGACGCTGGAGACGCTACCGGACCTCGCCGACGACGTCGTCCTCGTGCAGGTCAACGACCGCGCCCCACAGCACCTCTACCCGAAACTCGACGACCGCGGCTACGAGTACGCCACCGTCGAAGCCGACGACGCCGTCGTTACCGGCATCTGGACCCCGGACGCGTGA
- a CDS encoding heavy metal translocating P-type ATPase produces MTDDSPGDESVATLTARLSVPDMDCPSCAGKVEHALEGVAGVDSFDTQPTTGRVVVTYDPDEADEAELVAAVEAAGYEVTGWSGESEGERTEPASPGSVWTSPRALKTWASAVLVAAGFLLEFLLPGSNAAIAELLGSDVLLSDAAFLGGILVAGQPIVRGGYYSLKSLNLDIDLLMSVAILGAVAASVAFGERLYFEAATLAVLFSVSELLESYSMDRARSSLEELMELSPDEATVLRDAGSSETPREDGEAVDGEEVTIPVEDVRVGDRVVVRPGEKIPMDGVVVEGESAVNQAPITGESVPVDKTEGDDVYAGTINEAGYLEVQVTAEATENTLARIVEMVEDAQANRTEREQFVERFAAYYTPVVVGAGILVGVVPPLFFGASWPTWILRGLTLFVLACPCAFVISTPVSVVSGVTSAAKNGVLVKGGNHLEAMGAVDAVTFDKTGTLTKGELTVTDVVPLGDNTDEDVLRCARGLESRSEHPIGDAIVEYADDRSIEGREVSDFESVTGKGVTADLDGTTHYAGKPGYFADLGFDLSHVHAATDGGMVTQKSRDLCERNDCLDLLEDLVPRLQSEGKTVVLVGTDEELEGVIAVADEVRPEAKASIQRLRDLGVEHTVMLTGDNERTAGAIAEQVGVDEFRAELLPEQKVEAVEDLTDEFEAVAMVGDGVNDAPALATATVGVAMGAAGTDTALETADIALMGDDLTRLPYLYDLSGRTNGVIRQNVWSSLAAKAILAAGVPLGLVPIWIAVLVGDAGMTTAVTGNAMRLSRVKPELDADGEN; encoded by the coding sequence ATGACCGACGACTCACCCGGCGACGAATCCGTCGCCACACTGACTGCCCGGCTGTCGGTCCCCGATATGGACTGCCCCTCGTGCGCCGGCAAAGTCGAGCACGCCCTCGAAGGCGTCGCCGGCGTCGACTCCTTCGACACGCAGCCGACCACCGGCCGCGTCGTCGTCACCTACGACCCCGACGAGGCCGACGAAGCCGAGTTGGTCGCCGCCGTCGAGGCCGCGGGCTACGAGGTGACCGGCTGGTCCGGCGAGAGCGAGGGCGAGCGCACCGAGCCCGCCAGCCCCGGCTCCGTCTGGACGAGTCCGCGCGCGCTGAAGACGTGGGCGAGCGCCGTCCTCGTCGCCGCCGGCTTCCTCCTCGAGTTCCTTCTCCCCGGCTCGAACGCCGCAATCGCGGAACTGCTCGGTAGCGACGTGTTGCTGTCGGACGCCGCGTTCCTCGGGGGCATCCTGGTTGCGGGCCAGCCCATCGTCCGCGGCGGCTACTACTCGCTGAAGAGCCTGAACCTCGACATCGACCTGCTGATGTCCGTCGCCATCCTCGGTGCCGTCGCCGCCAGCGTCGCGTTCGGCGAGCGCCTCTACTTCGAGGCGGCGACGCTCGCGGTCCTGTTCAGCGTCTCCGAACTGCTGGAGTCCTACTCGATGGACCGCGCGCGCAGCTCGCTCGAAGAGCTCATGGAGCTCTCGCCGGACGAGGCGACGGTCCTGCGGGACGCCGGGTCGTCGGAGACGCCCCGAGAAGACGGCGAAGCCGTCGACGGCGAGGAGGTCACTATCCCCGTCGAGGACGTTCGCGTCGGCGACCGCGTGGTCGTCCGGCCCGGCGAGAAGATTCCGATGGACGGCGTGGTGGTCGAGGGCGAGAGCGCGGTCAACCAGGCCCCGATTACGGGCGAGAGCGTCCCCGTCGACAAGACCGAGGGCGACGACGTGTACGCCGGCACCATCAACGAGGCGGGCTACCTCGAAGTCCAGGTCACGGCCGAGGCCACGGAGAACACGCTCGCGCGCATCGTCGAGATGGTCGAGGACGCGCAAGCCAACCGGACCGAGCGCGAGCAGTTCGTCGAGCGCTTCGCCGCCTACTACACGCCCGTCGTCGTCGGCGCAGGTATCCTGGTCGGTGTCGTCCCGCCGCTGTTCTTCGGCGCGTCGTGGCCGACGTGGATTCTCCGCGGACTCACGCTGTTCGTGCTCGCCTGTCCCTGCGCGTTCGTCATCTCCACGCCCGTTTCCGTCGTCTCGGGCGTCACGAGCGCCGCGAAGAACGGCGTGCTCGTGAAGGGCGGCAACCACCTCGAAGCGATGGGAGCCGTGGACGCCGTCACGTTCGACAAGACCGGGACGCTCACGAAGGGCGAACTCACCGTCACCGACGTGGTGCCGCTCGGCGACAACACCGACGAGGACGTGCTGCGCTGCGCGCGCGGCCTCGAATCCCGCAGCGAGCACCCCATCGGGGACGCCATCGTCGAATACGCCGACGACCGCAGCATCGAGGGTCGCGAGGTCTCGGACTTCGAGAGCGTCACCGGGAAGGGCGTCACCGCCGACCTCGACGGCACCACCCACTACGCCGGCAAACCCGGCTACTTCGCGGACCTCGGGTTCGACCTCTCGCACGTCCACGCCGCCACCGACGGCGGGATGGTCACGCAGAAGAGCCGCGACCTCTGCGAGCGCAACGACTGCCTGGACCTCCTCGAAGACCTCGTGCCGCGGCTCCAAAGCGAGGGCAAGACGGTCGTCCTCGTCGGCACTGACGAGGAACTGGAGGGCGTGATTGCGGTCGCCGACGAGGTCCGCCCGGAGGCGAAGGCCTCCATCCAGCGCCTCCGCGACCTGGGCGTCGAACACACCGTGATGCTCACCGGGGACAACGAGCGAACCGCCGGCGCCATCGCCGAACAGGTCGGCGTCGACGAGTTCCGCGCGGAACTGCTCCCCGAGCAGAAGGTCGAAGCCGTCGAGGACCTCACCGACGAGTTCGAGGCGGTCGCGATGGTCGGCGACGGCGTCAACGACGCGCCCGCGCTCGCCACCGCCACCGTCGGCGTCGCAATGGGCGCAGCGGGCACGGACACCGCCCTCGAAACCGCGGACATCGCGCTGATGGGCGACGACCTCACGCGACTCCCGTACCTCTACGACCTCTCCGGTCGCACGAACGGCGTCATCCGGCAGAACGTCTGGTCGAGTCTCGCCGCGAAAGCGATTCTCGCCGCGGGCGTGCCGCTCGGACTGGTACCCATCTGGATCGCCGTGCTCGTCGGCGACGCCGGGATGACCACCGCCGTCACTGGGAACGCGATGCGGCTCTCGCGCGTGAAGCCGGAACTCGACGCGGACGGCGAGAACTAG